Proteins encoded together in one Lysobacterales bacterium window:
- a CDS encoding SLC13 family permease — protein MTPEAWITIAVLALAVLLFLTERLPMDVVGVGVLSVLLLAGVVTPSEGFAGFSSSAVLTVAAMFVLSAGLRETGVLERAARLLARAGEWPSMLLLAMMLMAGSVSAFMNNTAAVAVLLPLVVAAARLRRIAPSRLLIPLSYAAQFGGVCTLIGTSTNILVSNIAEAQGLRAFSMFELGQVGLPLFGAGVLFLMLFGRWLLPTHPDRSLGESYGVGEYVTDLRVRASSPLIDQTLRESRFAENHGVTVIELLRDQRRLWSRRADAIRAGDVIRVAAPLDKLTALRAQTGLEIDAEYQLGVDSKAGDRQLFEVLIAPHSRLHGRPLGALTMELGDAALIVAVRHRDQVLRGTALDQILLASGDALLMLIDEHELERVRGRPELIVLKEWPTQQHGRLRALLSVAIMCAVIALAAMGWVAIQTVAVAGAALMVASRCLSREQAYRAVEWPVIILLASLIPLGTALDKHGIASEIAFLVQSHIGVHGPLAALAAIYLTTAVLTEFMSNNAAAVLLAPIAISTAHALGVDPMPFLVVVAVAASTSFATPVGYQTNTMVYQAGGYRFSDFARVGIPLNALFFGVSMWLVPHYWPF, from the coding sequence ATGACCCCCGAGGCCTGGATCACCATCGCCGTGCTGGCTCTGGCGGTGCTGCTGTTCCTGACCGAAAGACTGCCGATGGACGTGGTCGGGGTCGGCGTACTTTCGGTACTGCTGCTCGCGGGCGTGGTGACGCCCAGCGAGGGATTCGCCGGCTTCAGCAGCAGTGCCGTGCTGACCGTAGCGGCCATGTTCGTGCTGTCCGCCGGGCTGCGCGAAACCGGCGTGCTCGAACGCGCGGCTCGATTGCTGGCACGTGCCGGCGAATGGCCCAGCATGCTGTTGCTGGCGATGATGCTGATGGCCGGATCGGTCTCGGCTTTCATGAACAACACCGCAGCCGTGGCGGTGCTGCTGCCGCTGGTGGTGGCGGCGGCGCGACTGCGCCGGATTGCGCCGTCGCGGCTGCTGATCCCGCTGTCCTATGCGGCGCAGTTCGGCGGCGTGTGCACTCTGATCGGCACCTCGACCAACATCCTGGTCAGCAACATCGCCGAAGCACAAGGCCTGCGTGCCTTCAGCATGTTCGAACTCGGCCAGGTCGGCCTGCCCCTGTTCGGTGCTGGCGTGCTGTTCCTGATGCTGTTCGGACGCTGGCTACTGCCGACCCATCCGGATCGCAGCCTCGGCGAGAGCTATGGCGTCGGCGAATACGTGACCGACCTGCGCGTGCGCGCCAGTTCGCCGTTGATCGATCAGACCCTGCGCGAATCGCGCTTCGCCGAGAACCATGGCGTCACCGTGATCGAGTTGTTGCGCGACCAGCGCCGGCTGTGGTCGCGCCGCGCCGACGCGATTCGCGCCGGCGACGTCATCCGTGTCGCCGCCCCGCTGGACAAGCTGACGGCGCTGCGCGCCCAAACGGGCCTGGAGATCGATGCCGAGTACCAGCTGGGCGTCGACTCCAAGGCCGGTGACCGCCAGCTGTTTGAAGTGCTGATCGCACCCCACTCGCGACTGCACGGGCGGCCACTCGGAGCCCTCACCATGGAACTCGGGGATGCGGCCCTGATCGTCGCCGTGCGCCACCGTGACCAGGTGCTGCGCGGCACCGCACTCGACCAGATACTGCTCGCCTCCGGCGACGCGCTGCTGATGCTGATCGACGAACATGAACTGGAGCGCGTGCGTGGCCGTCCCGAACTGATCGTGCTCAAGGAGTGGCCGACGCAGCAGCACGGCCGCCTGCGCGCCCTGCTCTCGGTCGCCATCATGTGCGCGGTGATCGCACTTGCGGCGATGGGCTGGGTGGCGATCCAGACCGTTGCCGTGGCCGGTGCCGCGCTGATGGTCGCGAGCCGTTGTCTGAGCCGTGAACAGGCCTACCGCGCAGTCGAATGGCCGGTGATCATCCTGCTCGCCAGCCTGATTCCGCTCGGCACCGCACTCGATAAACACGGCATCGCCAGCGAGATCGCCTTCCTGGTCCAGAGCCACATCGGCGTGCATGGCCCGCTGGCCGCGCTCGCTGCGATCTACCTGACCACCGCCGTGCTTACCGAGTTCATGAGCAACAACGCCGCCGCGGTGCTGCTCGCCCCGATCGCGATCTCCACCGCACATGCGCTCGGTGTTGACCCGATGCCCTTCCTGGTGGTCGTGGCGGTGGCGGCGTCGACCAGTTTCGCGACCCCGGTCGGCTATCAGACCAACACCATGGTCTACCAGGCCGGCGGCTACCGCTTCTCCGACTTCGCCCGCGTCGGCATCCCGCTGAACGCGCTGTTCTTCGGCGTCAGCATGTGGCTGGTCCCGCACTACTGGCCGTTCTGA
- the hemC gene encoding hydroxymethylbilane synthase: MVGRLRIATRKSPLALWQTEHVAQRLRQAHPGLRVELLPLSTRGDVVLDRSLAAIGGKGLFLKELEEAMQEGRADLAVHSLKDVPMQLDPGFALAAILARANPYDAFVSNRFAEFDELPQRAVIGTSSLRRHAQIRALRPDLQVRDLRGNVNTRLAKLDGGEYDAIVLACAGLERLGFHDRIRAQLMPPRFLPAVAQGAIAIEVREGDAAVGALCGVLHDVETGLRVRAERAMNLELHGSCQVPIAGFATLVDGQLHLRALVGDTVTGEILRAEASAAADDPERLGRSVAAQLRALGADRLLHAAH; this comes from the coding sequence ATGGTTGGAAGGTTGCGCATCGCCACGCGCAAGAGCCCGCTTGCGCTCTGGCAAACCGAGCACGTGGCACAACGACTGCGTCAAGCGCACCCCGGATTGAGGGTCGAGCTGTTGCCGCTGTCGACGCGCGGCGACGTCGTGCTCGACCGCTCGCTCGCGGCCATTGGCGGCAAGGGCCTGTTCCTCAAGGAACTGGAAGAGGCGATGCAGGAGGGCCGCGCCGATCTGGCCGTGCACTCGCTCAAGGACGTGCCGATGCAGCTTGATCCCGGTTTCGCGCTGGCGGCAATCCTCGCACGCGCCAATCCCTACGATGCCTTCGTGTCCAACCGCTTCGCCGAATTCGACGAGTTGCCGCAACGTGCCGTGATCGGCACCTCGTCACTGCGGCGCCACGCGCAGATCCGCGCACTGCGTCCCGATCTGCAGGTGCGTGACCTGCGCGGCAACGTCAACACGCGCCTGGCCAAGCTTGATGGCGGCGAGTACGACGCCATCGTCCTCGCCTGCGCCGGTCTCGAGCGGCTCGGCTTCCACGACCGCATTCGCGCGCAACTGATGCCGCCGCGCTTCCTTCCGGCCGTAGCACAGGGCGCGATCGCGATCGAAGTGCGCGAAGGCGATGCCGCAGTCGGCGCGCTATGCGGCGTGCTGCACGATGTCGAAACCGGGTTGCGGGTGCGCGCCGAGCGCGCGATGAACCTGGAACTGCACGGCTCCTGCCAGGTGCCGATCGCCGGCTTCGCGACGCTGGTCGATGGCCAGCTGCATCTGCGCGCACTGGTCGGCGACACCGTCACCGGCGAGATCCTGCGCGCCGAGGCCAGCGCCGCCGCGGACGATCCGGAGAGGCTTGGACGATCCGTAGCCGCGCAGTTGCGCGCGCTGGGTGCAGACCGGCTGCTGCACGCAGCGCACTGA
- a CDS encoding response regulator transcription factor: protein MRILIVDDEPLARARLRTLVEELGMPGVEVAGEAVDGVDAILAHESAAFDVVLLDIAMPRMDGLEAARHLSAQEPAPAVIFCTAFDEHALAAFEAHAVDYLVKPVARERLRIAIERARRFSGDQMRRVGEEVQPQVRSHICARIRGSLRLVAVADIAYFLAEDKYVVVHHDAGEVLIEESLKALEDEFKDLFVRIHRNCLVAVGRILALERNSEGGTMALVRGAPNPLEVSRRCLPAVRDLVKHL, encoded by the coding sequence ATGCGAATCCTGATCGTTGACGATGAACCCCTGGCGCGCGCGCGCTTGCGCACCCTGGTCGAAGAACTCGGCATGCCCGGCGTGGAAGTGGCGGGCGAAGCGGTCGATGGCGTCGATGCCATCCTCGCGCACGAGAGTGCGGCATTCGACGTAGTGTTGCTTGATATCGCGATGCCGCGCATGGATGGCCTCGAAGCGGCACGTCACCTGTCGGCACAGGAGCCAGCGCCGGCGGTGATCTTTTGCACCGCCTTCGACGAGCACGCGCTCGCCGCATTCGAAGCACATGCGGTCGACTATCTGGTCAAGCCGGTTGCGCGTGAGCGTCTGCGCATTGCCATTGAACGCGCGCGCCGCTTTTCCGGCGACCAGATGCGACGCGTCGGCGAAGAAGTGCAGCCGCAGGTGCGCTCGCACATCTGCGCGCGCATCCGTGGCAGCCTGCGGCTGGTGGCGGTGGCCGACATCGCCTATTTCCTGGCCGAGGACAAGTACGTCGTCGTACACCACGATGCCGGCGAAGTGCTGATCGAAGAATCGCTGAAAGCACTGGAAGACGAGTTCAAGGATCTGTTCGTGCGCATCCATCGCAATTGTCTGGTCGCGGTCGGTCGCATCCTCGCGCTCGAACGCAACAGCGAAGGCGGCACCATGGCGCTGGTGCGCGGGGCACCGAATCCGCTCGAGGTCAGCCGTCGCTGCCTGCCGGCGGTGCGTGATCTGGTCAAGCATCTCTGA
- a CDS encoding histidine kinase: protein MSGRGASAKPAPGWMPDFCSLPILGSVVLLVELIVVIVLIAPGQGGWPTLRDLFAASFLAQWVAMISAALLCKLGPWLGRRRFWSGGIIATLLPALVAACCSMIAVSLDDSLALGWIPSAEAGTFLWSNAALAAVIGLLMLRYIFVLQQWQRGVEAQAAARIETLQARIRPHFLFNSLNAIASLVRIDPGKAETAVEDLATVFRATLREERADHKLADELDLVDHYLAIEALRLGERLQVTRAIEAGLLEQRVPALSLQPLVENAIHHGVQALPQGGVIAISAWREGPQLCLGVRNPKPLHAAPRLGGNHIALGNIRERLRMRYGERAALSVDAGADYHAVTLRIPIDANPDR, encoded by the coding sequence ATGAGCGGGCGCGGCGCCAGCGCGAAACCAGCGCCGGGCTGGATGCCGGACTTCTGCAGCCTGCCGATCCTCGGCAGCGTCGTGCTGCTGGTCGAGTTGATCGTCGTGATCGTGCTGATCGCGCCCGGACAGGGTGGCTGGCCAACCTTGCGCGACCTGTTCGCGGCCAGCTTCCTGGCGCAGTGGGTGGCGATGATCAGCGCGGCCTTGTTGTGCAAGCTCGGGCCATGGCTCGGGCGGCGCCGTTTCTGGTCGGGCGGCATCATCGCGACCTTGCTGCCGGCCCTGGTCGCCGCTTGCTGCAGCATGATCGCGGTCTCGCTCGATGACTCGCTGGCGCTGGGCTGGATTCCGAGCGCCGAGGCGGGCACCTTCCTTTGGTCGAACGCGGCGCTGGCGGCGGTGATCGGCCTGCTGATGTTGCGCTACATCTTCGTGCTGCAGCAGTGGCAGCGCGGCGTCGAAGCCCAGGCCGCGGCGCGCATCGAGACGTTGCAGGCGCGGATCCGCCCGCATTTTCTTTTCAACAGCCTCAACGCCATCGCCAGCCTGGTGCGCATCGACCCTGGCAAGGCCGAGACCGCGGTAGAAGACCTGGCAACGGTGTTCCGCGCCACCCTGCGTGAGGAGCGCGCCGACCACAAGCTCGCCGACGAACTCGATCTGGTCGACCACTATCTGGCGATCGAGGCGCTGCGCCTCGGCGAACGTTTGCAGGTCACGCGCGCGATCGAAGCGGGCCTGCTCGAACAACGCGTCCCCGCGCTCAGCCTGCAGCCGCTGGTCGAGAATGCGATCCACCACGGCGTGCAGGCCCTGCCACAGGGCGGGGTGATCGCGATCAGCGCCTGGCGCGAAGGTCCGCAGTTGTGCCTAGGCGTGCGTAACCCGAAGCCGCTGCATGCCGCGCCACGGCTTGGCGGCAACCATATTGCGCTCGGCAACATCCGCGAGCGCCTGCGCATGCGCTACGGCGAGCGCGCGGCGCTTTCGGTCGACGCCGGCGCCGACTACCATGCCGTCACCCTGCGGATACCGATCGATGCGAATCCTGATCGTTGA
- a CDS encoding FG-GAP repeat protein: MALDGDTLAVGAWRGWNDQGQPTGAVYIFARVGGEWVRQAKLLAPDARSYDAFGGELALEGNTLIVGAHNYSRPPFSYQGAAYVFARDALGWHYQQTLLETTPQSSGRFGAVIALNQNTLAISSPVRQIGALSRAGAVYLFARNGGQWQSQQEITAPEPVADGVFGSSLLLLDDELLVGASGEEQKAGAAYVFGREDTLWAMRQRLVPQVANAQDLFGTDIAGNSDRVLISSPAHWINSSAPSQVIEWRRIAGQWVQGQSFSTEMLPNLSKFGRGLNYRDGRWLVSAVYMPSAQSMTGVDLFVYEVIAGSLSRTQQIGLPYAGGSGYGVRSLASSADQVLVGLPESFAFPYAEAGEVRVHDMVPPGAGAQLTLNNGGTATGEGFGSAVAANAEWLLVGTPGERRRSATAGAVFAYPREAVDQVQPAALWGNDAVPRDRFGSTLAWSDDTLLVGAPGNAGAVYHFAWVGSQWMQIDKWPAPSSTSQSLFGNAIAATSQRVVIGAENEPIPGTGGSGVAYVYERGAAGWQAPDRLQVSDADSQSSVGRAVAIEQDTIALGAVPFIANPFGFPELGEGAAYVFVRTAQGWVEQAKLLRPIDEDLPGAFGMAVAMLGETLFVGAPRAEQVHIFMRQGENWSWMEMLTAPDASLSGFGSKLGVSDGQLWVGAETGVGGVHRYQLRDGHWQLQQSFALGGEPRFESYSTSFTAVGDHLYVGAPGTPGHSPGIHRAGSVFVHELPLFSDDFER; this comes from the coding sequence ATGGCGCTGGATGGCGACACGCTTGCCGTCGGCGCTTGGCGTGGCTGGAACGATCAAGGCCAGCCCACCGGTGCCGTCTACATTTTCGCCCGAGTGGGTGGCGAGTGGGTGCGTCAGGCCAAGCTGCTCGCGCCGGATGCAAGAAGCTACGACGCATTCGGCGGCGAACTTGCACTGGAGGGAAACACACTGATTGTCGGTGCACACAACTATTCGCGCCCGCCATTTTCGTACCAGGGTGCTGCCTACGTGTTCGCGCGCGACGCGCTCGGTTGGCACTACCAACAGACGTTGCTGGAAACGACACCACAGTCCAGCGGCCGCTTCGGCGCGGTGATCGCGCTGAACCAGAACACCTTGGCCATTTCCTCGCCTGTGCGCCAGATCGGCGCGCTATCCCGTGCCGGCGCGGTGTACCTGTTCGCACGCAACGGCGGTCAATGGCAGTCCCAGCAGGAGATCACCGCACCGGAACCGGTAGCGGACGGCGTGTTCGGCAGTTCGCTGTTGCTGTTGGACGACGAACTGCTCGTTGGCGCCAGCGGTGAGGAACAGAAAGCCGGTGCAGCCTATGTCTTCGGGCGCGAGGACACGCTCTGGGCCATGCGTCAGCGCTTGGTACCGCAGGTCGCCAACGCCCAAGACCTGTTCGGCACAGACATCGCTGGCAACTCCGACCGCGTGCTGATTTCCAGCCCCGCGCATTGGATAAACAGCAGCGCGCCTAGCCAGGTGATCGAATGGCGACGCATCGCCGGTCAATGGGTCCAGGGCCAAAGTTTCAGTACCGAGATGCTGCCGAACTTGAGCAAATTCGGGCGCGGCCTCAACTATCGCGATGGCCGATGGCTGGTGAGCGCCGTGTACATGCCGTCAGCGCAATCCATGACGGGCGTTGATCTGTTCGTGTATGAAGTGATCGCCGGTAGCCTGAGCCGCACGCAGCAGATCGGCTTGCCTTATGCGGGCGGCAGTGGCTACGGCGTGCGTAGTCTGGCGTCGAGCGCAGATCAGGTGCTGGTGGGCTTGCCGGAGAGCTTTGCGTTTCCGTACGCCGAGGCGGGCGAAGTTCGTGTCCACGACATGGTGCCACCTGGCGCTGGCGCCCAGTTGACCTTGAACAACGGCGGCACAGCGACCGGCGAAGGTTTCGGTAGCGCAGTTGCGGCAAACGCGGAGTGGTTGCTGGTCGGCACGCCGGGTGAGCGGCGCCGTTCAGCCACGGCGGGCGCGGTGTTTGCATACCCGCGCGAAGCCGTCGATCAGGTACAGCCGGCTGCGCTGTGGGGCAACGATGCTGTGCCTCGCGATCGCTTCGGCTCGACGCTTGCGTGGAGCGATGACACGCTGCTCGTCGGCGCACCGGGCAACGCCGGTGCGGTTTATCACTTCGCGTGGGTCGGTTCGCAGTGGATGCAGATCGACAAGTGGCCGGCGCCGTCCTCAACAAGCCAATCGCTGTTTGGCAACGCGATTGCGGCCACCAGCCAGCGGGTAGTCATCGGCGCCGAGAATGAACCCATTCCCGGCACCGGCGGATCGGGCGTGGCCTATGTCTACGAACGCGGCGCTGCCGGTTGGCAAGCCCCGGACCGTCTGCAGGTCAGCGACGCGGACTCGCAGTCGAGCGTCGGCCGAGCCGTCGCCATCGAACAGGACACCATCGCGCTGGGCGCCGTGCCATTCATTGCCAACCCATTCGGGTTCCCTGAACTGGGCGAAGGCGCAGCCTATGTGTTTGTCCGAACCGCGCAAGGTTGGGTTGAGCAAGCAAAGCTGCTCCGACCGATTGACGAGGACCTGCCTGGTGCGTTCGGCATGGCCGTTGCCATGCTTGGCGAGACGCTGTTTGTAGGCGCACCGCGTGCGGAGCAAGTTCACATCTTCATGCGGCAGGGAGAGAACTGGTCCTGGATGGAGATGCTGACTGCGCCCGACGCCAGCCTGAGTGGATTCGGTTCGAAACTCGGCGTGAGCGATGGACAATTATGGGTCGGTGCCGAAACCGGAGTGGGTGGTGTGCATCGATACCAGCTTCGCGATGGACACTGGCAACTGCAGCAGTCATTTGCGCTGGGCGGTGAACCCCGGTTCGAATCGTATTCCACAAGCTTCACCGCCGTCGGCGACCACCTGTATGTGGGTGCGCCGGGAACCCCCGGTCACTCGCCTGGCATCCACCGGGCCGGCTCGGTGTTCGTGCACGAACTGCCCTTGTTCTCCGATGATTTTGAGCGCTAG
- a CDS encoding caspase family protein has product MERKRMAVTQILKSSSLSVAIAATMFLAAVPVSAPRASIRNAEDLMVVDCLLPGQVRKLGKVSTYMSARRPIRTIQSDCEIRGGEFVAYDRANYETALKVWMGQAESGDAEAQNYVGEIYDKGLGTAPDPARAAGWYEKAAAQGLKRAKINLGYLYEQGLGVTKDMTRALNLYREASGLTGDDLIYASTMTAAVSARETEIAGLRQDIEQQKAAAAALRAENERLKGEIGERKRAVESAQAELQQTREQLAAKQAELGAASPDLVALNDKLAREQERIELERAKLEQDQQRFNVARAADQKRLAELRAEESALDAKVRSGGAEAAAASGELKRVRVAASDLALELDAALGRMNSLEAALKEKDAQLKAELERFDAERKQMQSAVAASREDRELLLLLEQQLTAKQREVVRQRAQITALEQHVGGGVAGSAVPVLAGSGPMVEILEPALTVTRGRTAALAPKGEQTEVVGKVIARAGVQSVLINGTSVTVGGDGMFRARMPVAAEGTNVAVTAVDRTGARSGVEFLLLPSASAAASGGIAQRAAPGGVKLGNYHAIVIGNNQYTDYPALSSASNDADKVAGVLARRYGFTTTLLKNANRFEILSALNAKREALGPDDNLVVYFAGHGEIDAGTKQGYWVPADGRRSTPNSWLSNRAISDILNTMNAKHVMVVADSCYSGAMTRAAVPTFSSAMPDKAWGQWVKAMSQSRSRTALTSGGLAPVPDTGRGNNSHFALALIAALEDNAQLLEGQRLFREVSSSLALAAAESSLVQFPEYAPIQFAGHEAGEFFFQPKASGLALAGGVAGAAQAAP; this is encoded by the coding sequence ATGGAGCGCAAGCGTATGGCTGTCACCCAGATCCTGAAGTCGAGTTCCCTGAGCGTCGCCATCGCTGCGACCATGTTCTTGGCCGCCGTCCCGGTATCGGCGCCGCGCGCTTCGATCCGCAATGCCGAAGACCTGATGGTCGTCGACTGCCTGCTGCCCGGACAGGTGCGCAAGCTTGGCAAGGTCAGCACCTACATGAGTGCGCGCCGCCCGATCCGCACCATCCAGTCCGATTGCGAGATCCGCGGTGGCGAGTTCGTTGCCTACGACCGCGCGAATTACGAAACCGCGCTCAAGGTGTGGATGGGCCAAGCCGAGTCGGGCGACGCCGAAGCCCAGAACTACGTCGGCGAGATCTATGACAAGGGCCTGGGTACCGCACCCGACCCGGCGCGCGCCGCCGGCTGGTACGAGAAGGCCGCCGCACAGGGGCTCAAGCGAGCCAAGATCAACCTCGGTTACCTGTATGAGCAGGGTCTCGGCGTGACCAAGGACATGACCCGGGCACTGAACTTGTACCGCGAAGCCTCGGGGCTGACTGGCGATGACCTGATTTACGCATCGACCATGACTGCCGCCGTCAGCGCCCGCGAAACCGAGATCGCCGGCCTGCGCCAGGACATTGAACAGCAGAAGGCCGCGGCTGCGGCCTTGCGTGCCGAAAACGAGCGGCTGAAGGGCGAGATTGGTGAACGCAAGCGTGCGGTCGAAAGCGCGCAGGCGGAATTGCAGCAGACACGTGAGCAGTTGGCGGCGAAACAGGCCGAACTCGGCGCTGCCAGTCCCGACCTGGTCGCGCTGAATGACAAGCTGGCGCGCGAGCAGGAGCGCATCGAGCTGGAGCGCGCCAAACTCGAGCAGGACCAACAGCGCTTCAACGTCGCGCGTGCCGCCGACCAGAAACGGCTGGCCGAGCTGCGCGCCGAGGAAAGCGCGCTCGACGCCAAGGTGCGGAGCGGCGGTGCCGAAGCTGCTGCCGCGAGCGGCGAACTCAAGCGCGTGCGTGTGGCCGCGTCCGACCTGGCGCTTGAACTCGACGCCGCGCTCGGGCGCATGAACTCGCTGGAGGCGGCACTGAAGGAGAAGGATGCGCAGCTGAAGGCCGAGCTCGAACGCTTCGACGCCGAGCGCAAACAGATGCAATCCGCTGTCGCCGCCTCGCGCGAAGATCGCGAACTGCTGCTGCTGCTGGAGCAGCAATTGACCGCGAAGCAGCGTGAAGTGGTGCGCCAGCGCGCGCAGATCACGGCACTGGAACAGCACGTCGGCGGCGGTGTGGCGGGGAGCGCCGTGCCGGTGCTCGCCGGCAGCGGCCCGATGGTCGAAATCCTGGAACCGGCACTGACCGTGACCCGTGGCCGCACCGCCGCACTGGCGCCGAAGGGCGAACAGACCGAGGTGGTGGGCAAGGTCATCGCCCGCGCTGGCGTGCAGTCGGTGCTGATCAACGGTACCAGCGTCACGGTTGGCGGCGACGGTATGTTCCGCGCCCGCATGCCGGTGGCGGCTGAAGGCACCAATGTCGCCGTCACCGCAGTCGATCGCACCGGTGCCCGCAGCGGCGTCGAGTTCCTGTTGCTGCCTTCGGCCTCGGCTGCTGCAAGCGGCGGCATCGCCCAGCGCGCAGCCCCGGGCGGCGTCAAGCTCGGCAACTATCACGCCATCGTGATCGGCAACAACCAGTACACCGACTACCCGGCACTGAGCAGTGCCAGCAACGATGCCGACAAGGTCGCCGGTGTGCTCGCCCGCCGCTACGGCTTCACCACCACGCTGCTGAAGAACGCCAACCGCTTCGAAATCCTCTCGGCGTTGAATGCCAAACGCGAAGCGTTGGGACCGGATGACAACCTGGTCGTCTACTTCGCCGGCCATGGCGAAATCGACGCGGGCACCAAGCAGGGTTACTGGGTGCCGGCCGACGGCCGTCGCAGCACGCCGAACAGCTGGCTGTCGAACCGCGCCATCAGCGACATCCTCAACACCATGAACGCGAAGCACGTGATGGTCGTGGCCGACTCCTGCTACTCGGGTGCGATGACCCGTGCCGCGGTGCCGACCTTCAGCAGCGCCATGCCCGACAAGGCCTGGGGGCAGTGGGTCAAGGCGATGAGCCAGAGCCGCTCGCGTACCGCGCTGACCTCGGGCGGGTTGGCGCCGGTGCCGGACACAGGTCGCGGCAACAACTCGCATTTCGCACTGGCGCTGATCGCCGCGCTCGAGGACAACGCGCAATTGCTGGAAGGGCAGCGACTGTTCCGCGAAGTGTCCTCGTCGCTGGCGTTGGCCGCGGCCGAGTCGTCGCTGGTGCAGTTCCCCGAGTACGCGCCGATCCAGTTCGCCGGGCATGAAGCCGGCGAGTTCTTCTTCCAACCCAAGGCGTCCGGTTTGGCGCTGGCGGGCGGAGTGGCAGGGGCGGCGCAGGCTGCGCCCTGA
- a CDS encoding carboxylesterase has product MDLLETVELETGPDPRFSVLWLHGLGADGHDFESVVPQLVRPEWPAIRFVFPHAPMRPVTVNGGMRMRAWYDISGTEIAHRQDETGIRQSMQQIDALLAREAARGIAPQRQFIAGFSQGGAITLSVLVRRRETLAGAIALSTYLPLADLAEHEWAEAATAIPLFMAHGSLDPVVPQGLGLMSREWLTRHGFKVDWHSYPMPHSVSMDEIRQLTQWIGERLRATA; this is encoded by the coding sequence ATGGACCTGCTCGAAACCGTCGAACTCGAAACCGGGCCGGACCCGCGCTTCAGCGTGCTGTGGCTGCACGGCCTTGGTGCCGACGGACATGACTTCGAGTCGGTGGTGCCGCAGTTGGTGCGGCCGGAATGGCCGGCGATTCGTTTCGTCTTCCCGCATGCCCCGATGCGACCGGTGACGGTCAACGGCGGCATGCGCATGCGGGCCTGGTACGACATCTCCGGCACCGAGATCGCGCATCGCCAGGACGAGACCGGCATCCGCCAGTCGATGCAGCAGATCGACGCCTTGCTGGCGCGCGAAGCCGCCCGCGGCATCGCGCCGCAGCGCCAGTTCATTGCCGGATTTTCGCAAGGAGGCGCGATCACGCTGTCGGTGCTGGTGCGACGGCGCGAAACGTTGGCTGGCGCGATCGCGTTGTCTACGTACCTGCCGCTGGCCGATCTCGCCGAACACGAATGGGCCGAAGCGGCGACGGCGATTCCGTTGTTCATGGCGCACGGCAGTCTTGACCCGGTGGTGCCGCAGGGGCTTGGCCTGATGTCGCGTGAATGGCTGACGCGCCACGGCTTCAAGGTCGACTGGCACAGTTACCCGATGCCGCACAGCGTGAGCATGGACGAAATCCGCCAACTCACGCAGTGGATCGGCGAGCGTCTGCGCGCCACCGCATGA
- a CDS encoding DUF481 domain-containing protein produces MIPKTLAIAILSAITFAATAQEWTGQGEFGLVLSSGNADNLTVNGKLDFKFEEDQWLYNVYALALRAESTNLETANRFELGGKAGYKFNERAYLVGSARYENDDFAPYDYQATVAIGFGYKAIDNDSTQLAFEAGPGYRRYRPADLFVTTPAPGHYVEFDAEGDFVGRGFVDFKHKLTGNTSLYDTFLVEGGNDNTFAQNDFGVQVAMSEKFAIKAGVQVRHNTDVVAPIKKTDTLTTVNLVYGF; encoded by the coding sequence ATGATCCCAAAGACCCTCGCGATCGCCATTCTTTCGGCGATCACGTTCGCCGCCACGGCACAGGAGTGGACCGGTCAGGGCGAGTTCGGCCTGGTGCTGTCGAGTGGCAATGCCGACAACCTGACGGTGAACGGCAAGCTCGACTTCAAGTTCGAGGAAGACCAGTGGCTGTACAACGTCTATGCGCTGGCGCTGCGCGCCGAGAGCACGAACCTGGAAACCGCGAACCGCTTCGAACTCGGCGGCAAAGCCGGTTACAAGTTCAACGAGCGCGCCTACCTGGTGGGCTCGGCGCGCTACGAAAACGATGACTTCGCCCCTTACGACTACCAGGCCACCGTTGCCATCGGTTTCGGTTACAAGGCGATCGACAACGACAGCACTCAGCTCGCGTTCGAGGCCGGCCCCGGTTATCGCCGCTACCGGCCGGCCGACCTGTTCGTCACCACGCCGGCGCCCGGGCATTACGTCGAGTTCGACGCGGAGGGCGACTTCGTCGGCCGCGGTTTCGTCGATTTCAAGCACAAGCTGACCGGCAACACCTCGCTCTACGACACGTTCCTGGTGGAAGGCGGCAACGACAACACCTTCGCGCAAAACGATTTCGGCGTGCAGGTGGCGATGAGCGAGAAGTTCGCGATCAAAGCCGGCGTTCAGGTGCGTCACAACACTGACGTGGTGGCCCCGATCAAGAAGACCGACACGCTGACCACGGTGAATCTGGTCTACGGGTTCTGA